A genomic segment from Rahnella aceris encodes:
- a CDS encoding glycoside hydrolase family 31 protein — protein MKTLKHWELAGQDEAGVDLRVDGKHLFSLRVLEQGLIRVFIQRNGELALDRTWSIAPQNDAPWEGRDRLSNEGFSVPGYQLEQGDDCLTLTTEALRVTVHQPLWLEWEYKNEAGVWQPLVKDRKTGAYMLGVKNEASAHYQLREAQDGVYGLGEKAGDLNRSGRRFEMRNLDAMGYNAASTDPLYKHIPFTLTRRNGVSFGVFYDNLSNVWLDLGNELDNYHLPYRRFSAEAGDLDYYLFVGPTSLDVTKKLVRLTGKTTFGPKWSLGYSGSTMYYTDAPDAQQQLMKFITLCQQHQIPCDSFQLSSGYTSIGNKRYVFNWNYDKVPEPEVMSKAFLDAGIRLAANIKPCLLQDHPQYEQVAEQGLFIRDSESDVPERSVFWDDEGSHLDFTHPAAVRWWQKGVTQQLLEKGIGSTWNDNNEYEVWDSDARCHGFGKSIAIKHIRPVMPLLMMRASFEAQQNFAPEIRPYLISRSGCSGMQRYVQTWSGDNRTNWQTLRYNTRMGIGMSLSGLYNVGHDVGGFSGDKPDAELFVRWVQNGVMHPRFTIHSWNDDHTVNEPWMYPQVTPLIRDAIRLRYRLLPYFYTLLWQAHADDEPMLRPTFLDHEHDKNTFAETDDFLMGRDLLVASVVDEGQRERNVYLPDNGMGWCDFYTGEWFAGGQTITLDAPLDRLPLLVRAGAALPQSCRLAHVEASKDMLRELHVYPAPGQVTSSGMLFEDDGESHRWEQNHALWLNWDIASDDQRINITLTQRGDFKPAWKTLSIVLPQGETREVWVNGVKTNNYNL, from the coding sequence ATGAAGACGTTAAAACACTGGGAGCTTGCCGGGCAGGATGAAGCAGGCGTGGATTTGCGGGTTGATGGTAAACATCTGTTTTCTCTGCGTGTGCTGGAACAGGGTTTAATCCGCGTATTCATCCAGCGAAACGGCGAGCTTGCGCTGGATCGTACCTGGAGTATCGCACCACAAAATGATGCACCATGGGAAGGGCGTGACCGTCTGAGCAACGAAGGTTTTTCAGTGCCGGGTTATCAGCTCGAACAGGGCGACGATTGCCTGACACTGACCACTGAGGCGCTGCGCGTCACGGTGCATCAGCCGTTGTGGCTGGAGTGGGAATATAAAAATGAGGCCGGTGTCTGGCAGCCGCTGGTAAAAGATCGGAAAACCGGTGCGTATATGCTCGGCGTGAAAAACGAAGCATCGGCGCACTATCAGCTGCGTGAGGCGCAGGATGGCGTGTACGGACTGGGCGAGAAAGCCGGTGATCTCAACCGTAGCGGCCGCCGCTTTGAAATGCGTAATCTGGATGCGATGGGTTATAACGCCGCCAGCACCGATCCGCTGTATAAGCATATCCCGTTTACCCTGACGCGGCGCAATGGTGTCAGTTTTGGCGTTTTCTACGACAATCTCAGCAATGTCTGGCTTGATCTCGGCAATGAACTGGATAATTACCATCTGCCTTACCGTCGTTTCAGTGCCGAAGCGGGCGATCTGGATTACTACCTGTTTGTCGGCCCGACGTCACTCGACGTCACCAAAAAGCTGGTGCGCCTGACCGGTAAAACTACCTTTGGGCCGAAATGGAGTCTCGGTTACAGTGGCTCGACCATGTATTACACCGATGCGCCGGACGCCCAGCAACAGCTGATGAAATTCATCACGCTGTGTCAGCAACATCAAATTCCCTGCGATTCGTTCCAGCTTTCATCGGGTTACACCTCGATCGGCAACAAGCGCTACGTCTTTAACTGGAACTACGACAAAGTGCCTGAGCCGGAAGTGATGTCGAAAGCGTTTCTTGACGCTGGTATCCGTCTGGCGGCCAATATCAAACCTTGCCTGTTGCAGGATCACCCGCAATATGAACAGGTTGCTGAGCAGGGTTTATTTATCCGTGACAGCGAAAGCGACGTGCCGGAACGCTCAGTATTCTGGGATGACGAAGGTTCCCACCTCGATTTCACTCATCCTGCCGCTGTGCGCTGGTGGCAGAAAGGCGTGACGCAACAGCTGCTCGAAAAAGGCATCGGTTCGACGTGGAACGACAACAACGAGTATGAAGTCTGGGACAGCGATGCGCGTTGCCACGGTTTTGGCAAGTCTATCGCCATCAAACATATCCGTCCGGTGATGCCGCTGCTGATGATGCGTGCGTCGTTTGAAGCGCAGCAAAACTTTGCGCCGGAAATCCGGCCGTATCTGATTTCCCGCTCCGGCTGTTCCGGCATGCAGCGTTACGTGCAAACCTGGAGCGGTGATAACCGCACTAACTGGCAGACGCTGCGCTACAACACCCGCATGGGGATTGGTATGAGTTTATCCGGTTTGTATAACGTCGGGCACGACGTCGGCGGATTCTCAGGGGATAAGCCGGATGCCGAACTGTTTGTCCGCTGGGTGCAAAACGGCGTGATGCATCCACGTTTCACCATTCATTCCTGGAATGATGATCACACGGTGAATGAGCCGTGGATGTATCCGCAGGTGACGCCGCTTATTCGTGATGCCATCCGTCTGCGTTATCGCTTATTGCCTTATTTCTACACCTTGCTGTGGCAGGCTCATGCGGATGACGAGCCGATGCTGCGCCCGACATTCCTCGACCACGAGCACGACAAAAACACCTTCGCGGAAACCGATGACTTCCTGATGGGACGTGATTTGCTGGTCGCCAGCGTGGTGGATGAGGGGCAGCGTGAGCGTAATGTTTATCTGCCTGATAACGGAATGGGCTGGTGCGATTTCTATACCGGCGAATGGTTTGCGGGCGGGCAGACAATCACCCTCGACGCACCGCTGGACAGATTGCCGCTGCTGGTGCGCGCCGGTGCTGCATTGCCGCAATCTTGCCGTCTGGCGCATGTTGAGGCCAGTAAAGATATGCTGCGTGAATTGCATGTGTATCCGGCACCGGGTCAGGTGACATCGTCAGGCATGCTGTTTGAAGATGACGGCGAAAGCCATCGCTGGGAGCAGAATCATGCGCTGTGGCTGAACTGGGATATCGCCAGTGACGATCAGCGAATCAACATCACGCTGACGCAGCGCGGTGATTTCAAACCAGCGTGGAAAACCCTGAGCATTGTGCTGCCGCAAGGCGAAACGCGTGAAGTTTGGGTGAATGGCGTGAAGACAAATAACTATAATCTGTAA
- the xseA gene encoding exodeoxyribonuclease VII large subunit, translating to MSLPSSPPIFTVSRLNQTVRQLLENEMGQVWLSGEISNFSQPSSGHWYFTLKDDRAQVKCAMFRNTNRRTTFRPQNGQQVLVRATITLYEPRGDYQLIAESMQEAGDGLLQQKFDLLKQQLAAEGLFDAQFKQPLPSPAKCVGVITSASGAALHDVLNVLKRRDPSLPVIIYPTSVQGADAPGQIVRAIELANAREEVDVLIVGRGGGSLEDLWSFNDERVARAIFASRIPIVSAVGHETDVTIADFVADLRAPTPSAAAELISRNQLELLRQIQSQQQRLEMAMDYYLAQLTQRFTRLNHRLQQQHPHLRLARQQTALFKLRRRLDEAMQNQLRQMLRRTDRLQQRLTQQQPQPRIHRAQQRVQQLQYRLQQAMSSQLTESRQRFGTACTQLEGVSPLATLARGYSVTTTPQGALLKKTTQTAPGDTLKTRLADGWIESEVKSIVVEKKVRKRAVK from the coding sequence ATGTCGCTACCTTCTTCGCCTCCTATTTTTACCGTAAGCCGCCTGAATCAGACGGTCCGACAGTTGCTGGAAAACGAAATGGGTCAGGTCTGGCTCTCCGGTGAGATTTCAAACTTCTCTCAGCCGTCCTCCGGCCACTGGTATTTTACGCTCAAAGATGACCGCGCTCAGGTCAAATGTGCCATGTTCCGCAACACAAATCGCCGCACAACGTTCCGCCCGCAAAATGGCCAGCAGGTATTAGTCCGCGCGACCATTACCTTATATGAGCCACGTGGCGATTATCAGCTGATTGCCGAAAGTATGCAGGAAGCCGGCGACGGTTTATTGCAGCAAAAATTCGATCTGCTGAAACAGCAACTGGCCGCCGAAGGTCTGTTTGATGCGCAGTTTAAACAGCCGCTGCCTTCACCGGCCAAATGCGTGGGTGTCATCACCTCCGCCAGTGGTGCCGCGCTGCATGACGTGTTAAATGTCTTAAAGCGTCGCGACCCGTCGTTACCCGTCATTATTTATCCGACGTCAGTTCAGGGCGCGGATGCGCCGGGGCAAATCGTCCGCGCCATTGAGCTGGCTAACGCTCGGGAAGAAGTCGATGTCCTGATTGTCGGGCGCGGTGGCGGTTCGCTGGAAGATTTATGGAGCTTTAACGATGAGCGCGTGGCACGGGCGATTTTTGCCAGCCGCATTCCGATCGTCAGCGCCGTCGGCCACGAAACCGATGTGACGATTGCCGATTTTGTTGCTGATTTACGTGCGCCGACGCCGTCTGCTGCTGCCGAACTGATCAGCCGCAATCAGCTGGAATTGCTGCGCCAGATCCAGTCGCAGCAGCAGCGCCTCGAAATGGCGATGGATTATTATCTCGCACAACTGACGCAGCGCTTCACGCGTCTGAATCACCGCCTGCAACAGCAGCATCCGCATTTACGTCTGGCGCGTCAGCAAACGGCGCTGTTCAAATTGCGCCGTCGTCTTGATGAAGCCATGCAAAACCAGCTGCGTCAGATGCTGCGCCGCACCGACCGTTTGCAGCAACGCCTCACACAACAGCAACCGCAGCCGCGTATTCACCGCGCCCAGCAGCGGGTTCAGCAGCTTCAGTACCGGCTGCAACAGGCGATGTCATCGCAACTGACCGAAAGCCGTCAGCGTTTCGGTACTGCCTGTACGCAACTGGAAGGCGTCAGTCCGCTGGCGACACTCGCCCGCGGCTATAGCGTGACGACCACGCCGCAAGGCGCGTTGCTGAAGAAAACCACGCAGACTGCACCGGGCGATACACTGAAAACACGTCTGGCCGATGGCTGGATTGAAAGTGAAGTGAAATCGATTGTGGTAGAGAAGAAGGTGCGTAAACGTGCGGTTAAATAA